Within the Aspergillus luchuensis IFO 4308 DNA, chromosome 5, nearly complete sequence genome, the region CTTGTGTACATCGAATGACCCAGGGGGTCCCAGGAACAACCTTGGTTCTCGCATCTGATCAACAATATCCTTCCAATCCACACCAGCCCCTACAAACTCATCCCAGTCGGTATGCAACACAATCACACTGCATCCCTCACACGCTGCCTCAGTGCTCTCTACCACGTTAGCATTCACATGAGCCGCACCACACTGTAACATCAAAGCCTTTTCAATGCGTTGCCTCGGAACGTGCGGATCAAAGATATTGACGGACAATCCACGGCCAACCAAATCTCGAACCAGCTTAATCGCAGTGGTATTTCGAATGTCCGTTGTGTTTTTCTTGAAAGAGAAACCAAGAATAGCTGCCTTTGTGTCTGTCTCTGTTATGTCAGAGAGCAAAAATGACATTATCCGTTTCGTGATGCGTGTGGTTTGGGAGTCATTGATTTGAATCACTCCCCGCCAGTAGTCGGCCACATCGTGAAGTTCAAGCTCACGGGCTAAGTATATCAAGCAGCAGACATCCTTGCGCAGGCAAGAACCACCGAATCCGAAGCCGGCTCGCAGACATTGCGGTCCGATCCGTGGGTCCAGACCAGCAATACGAGAGAGCTCGGTGACACTTGCGCCGGTCGCTTCGCATACAGCACTTAGGGAGTTTATGCTGCTGATGCGCTGGGCAATAAGTGCGTTGGAGGCAATTTTGGCTAGCTCTGATGACCATGTGTCGGTCGTGACTATTCGTTCCTTGGGCACCCATGGTGTGTATAAGCGTATCAGGGCTTTCACTGATTCAGTAATGGCGCCGTCTGCTGCTGGGTCGTAGCCAATGACGACCCTGTTAGGGTTCAAGAGATCTTGCATTGCGGTGCCTTGAGCTAGAAACTCTGGACATGAAATTATGTCGAATGAGGCCGTTGGTGGAGCAGCATCTTTCAGCTAATCGGAAACTAGTCAGCGAGATGCATGATCGCTACATAACCGCTGCTTAGGATAGCATCACGCACCGTCTTTTTGATCCATTGACAGATGCCGCTAGGTGCTGTGCTTTTCTGGACTATAACTTTGTGCCCTGTTGAAAGCTGCGCGATCGAGTTGATGGCTGACTCTAGATTCTTCAGGTCGAGACCTCTGATCTCATCGCTATCAGGAAACTGGGCAATCAGAACCTCCTACATGGTTTCACAGAAACGCCATGTGAGACTTACAGAGATTTCTGACGGAGTGTCGACGCAGATAAAAATGATATTGGCCTCTGATATGTGTGTATTAATATCAGAAGAGAAGGTTAAGTTCGcaagccttctcctccgcctcccttCATAACCGTGTGACAAAACATAAAGTGCTTTCTCCTGGATTTGGCCATCCTCAAATAAGATATCTTCAAGACCTGGCTCAAATATTGGGGTATGGTCTGAATTCCAAGCCGCAATCAGGGAGGCATCTTTATCGACCACACTGAAGTGCACAGATGGGTTTTTAGAAGCCAGAGCTATTGCTGTCAATGCACCTGGAGCAAGAGAAATATAAGTCATGAGAGATGAAATCGGGTAACAGCTGGTCTTGACTTACCCACATAGCCCGCGCCAATCATACATACCTTCTGAATGTTGCCCGCTGGCCACTGGTTTGACATATTTTCCATACTGTTAGATCCCATTATGAAGCTTTGTAGAACGCTTCGTCTTTAAATATAACACGTGTTCTCTTGCTTTGAAAGGGCCATGTTAAAGAGAATGGCAGGCAGTGAGGAGGGGCTCTATATCCCTATGTCGCGTCATATTTGATGTGATTCACCGGTGGTCACGAATCCTTGCCTGCAGTTGAAACATCATATGCACTGCAGGCACCCATTTGAAAGACACGTATACGATGGCCGATAAGCATGGGAATATTACTTCCTAGCGGCATCCTCATGTCGCCGCTCAACTTGAGCTGCGACAGATAAGAGTATGTTGGCGAGCTTTTTCTCGAAATGTCTTACCTGCATGGCGTTCTACATACGACATCCAAAATATCACAACCCTTTTATCGTTGACCAAATTTACACTACGTCTGCGCAGAGACTAATTCAGATATGTGCCTTTGATTTCACGTTCTCTCAGCCATTGAATGTTTGTTTTccatatttttttctttatttatctcTGTTGTTTTAGATAGGTCCTGCATCTCTACCACCCTTCCTTTAGGGCGTGAGAAGACAAGACAATAGACGTCACTAGAACCATAAATACCTGTATCCTGTAGCCTAAAACACAAGAGACCCTCCCTAGATATTGCCTTTCCATTAAAAAACGCTGCCAACCTGACACCTCTCCCTTGCCGATTCACCGCTACTCCGTCAATGCACCAGCGATCCCAATAGAGGCATACCGAAATGTTACACATCACAGAAAGAAGTGATTGGTTTGTTCCTGAGAGATTATCTACTTTTACCTCCCTACTTAGGTTTGGGCTAATGCAAGGACAcacctcccttcctttcatACATACTTAGCTTTCAGTGTCGGAGGAATACTTCCGTGTCTCACCTCGCGCGACACCTTTCATTTTATGGATTCCTATCGTTTCTCTTCCAGCGCCCTGCTAGGGTTTTGGATATCCGtcagtttttttttttttttttttttttttttactttcatTGGTTTTCGTCATTTCTCATTTATTGTGTCTATTGACCATTCGAGGGATTTTGTTTCGGTCCTCGGGCCACACCAGCCTCGCTCGTTAGTTGGTTCAGGAACTAATGCCGAGGTGAAATAGCAGCTGTTTCCAGACTTGATATCCTACTATATCATATAACTCAAAAGAAATTACATAGGCATATCTTGTTTAGCAGAACTCGTTCTGGTTACCCTTCCTTAAGTAtctttatatagtttattgaacaaattttattaaatacaaATTTtttcaaaaaaagaaaaagaaagaaaaagaaaaaagaaagaaaaaaaaagaaaaaaaaaaaaaaaaagaaaaagaaaaaagatatagagataaaaaaaatacagtTATTCTGAACGAACATCTAATTCTCCAACACGCCTGCCTGGTCCTGAAACCGGTATGGTACTTGACAGCACACGTACAACTACTCCCACCCATTAGACTTCCCGAGAGCCCCAGTGGTTCTAGAATTCTATCAATATTGGCGTTGATTTCTATAATGCTTATGTAGAAACTTACCGCATGCAGAGTTAGGGTCGTATAGACAGACACGAAGTATTGCTGTATGAAGTCCTTCAATATTTGGGCTCCTAGATGTCTGAAATACCATCTGTGCACCACACCGTATGCAACATGTTCAACGAGCAGTGGTACATAGAAGCCAATCCAGAAAGTTAGTCTGGCACGGTTAGCGAGATCCAATAGGCGCGCACACAGGCCACATTTCTTTCTTACCTTAGGCCGACAATCCTCTCAATGAGGAGCCATGGGTTGGAGAAAATATACACCACGAACGAGAGGCGCCATAACTGGAGTACCATGGATAATACTGTACGGGATGTGGTAATAGCTAGCCATGGATATCTAATACTTGTGTTACTATTGAAGAAAAGATCATCAAAGGAAGACAAGGGATAACTGACCGCTTCCACATTCGTTTTGATCCGAAAAACCGCTTCAGACTTGAGATCTTACCATTCCTTGCCCATCGTAGGGTCTGTTTCACATGACGACTGTCGTTGAGAGCCTCGCAGTAGATCATAGCCCCTGTCTGCATACGGGTTTTCCATCCGTGGTTCAATAGCCAGCGGGTAGTAAATTGGTCATCGCCGCAATGCATGCGGTATCTCCACAGAAAGTACTCGTTTGTGAAAGCAGACAGATAATGCGGGTCTTTCAATATGCACGCTCGGTAGGCTGCAGTCCGTCCAGTCAAAACTGTTTGACTACCGTCCAGCCAGCTGGAGGCAGCAATATCTATGTTGCGCATGCTGAGACGGCGAGCCTCGAGGGCTTCCCAGAAAGTGATTGTTTCCGGACTTCGAGCGTCCAGACCATGTGCTTCTTCCTGCGTGGTGACGCCACCAACTTCGGGTTCCAATTCCAGAACGCCGAGGACTTGTTGCAAAAGGTTCTTGCTCCAGTACACATCATCGTCCGCTAGCACAATAACCTCTCCTGCGGCTGCTTGAATACCGCGCATGAGCTGGTTTCTTTTATTGGGTAAGGGGATGTCGAGAGCATGAATTTTGTGCAGTTGTTCTTTCGGAATGAACTTCTGCAGAACCGCTCTCATTTCCCTGATCAAAGCTGCTGTCGTGACAAAAATAATCTCCTTGGGATTGTTGTCCAACATTGTGTAGAGCGGGGGTATGAGGTCTGCAGGTGCGCCAATGGTGGGAATCAACACGCTGACACAATCCGGTCGCATTCGAGGGTTATCTGGTACCGGGAGTGGGTTCATTCGCCAGTATCCATAGAGTCGTAAGGTGCGTCTGACAAGATGCCAGCACCTTTTCTGGTCAGTAGCAATAGCATTGTGGTGGGTGGTCCAACTTACACCAGAAGCCAAAAGAAAGGTGTAACCTCCATTTCAGGGAGGAGTCGAACAACGTCAGGCTGTTCAGTAGGGGTTTGGTCTTCCTCGGTACACACTCAGTGCTGGAAAGACCGGTAGGTTGGTCTTTATCAACATGCCGCGTTGAATCATCTACCAGACGTGTTGAACCTCCCATGGTGGCGGTGAGATCTTTAGACCTCAATTAGCTGCAGAACCCTATCAGTCCAGTAGCGTGCATCATACTTATGCTTTGTTATTTCACCATGATGGTTGGTAAATCGGTCCGACCAGGGGTGTTCCTAGGCCGATCGATCCCTTGCCGTCCTCCTGCGACATGTTTCATGTGCTTCGGACGTCCCTATGCCAGTCTTGTATCCTTTTAGATACATCAGTAACGAATGCAGCATTGATTGGCCCTTCCAGACCGCTCTTTCTTCGCATGACGCTCGTTTTTTCAATAGCTTGACTGTCCCGTCCATAACTTCCATTGTGTCATATCCCTCATTCGCTGACGTTCACAGTTGGTGTTGATCTGCCTCCGCCGGAACTATTTCCCAGTAGATCGACCATATGTCGCGCAGAGCTTGCAGGGACTTGGAAGCATCAATGAGTCCGAGTGGGGATCGTGCTGCGAGATATACTCCAGCCTGTCACGTCCAATTGTGAGTTAAATACGACTGAGAGGACAGAAGCTTCGTTTACCACACCCTGTGGCCATAAGTACTCTAAAAGTTGCTTTAGCTATTCATATGCTGTATTACAATACGTAGATAGACACACGTGAGACGTATAATACACGATACTTCATATCACAAGACAAATACATCTAGTTACATGCAATCATCAACAAGATTGGAAAGTCATCAGTCATCAATTCGTATCGCAAGCTtggtgttttctttttcatttgaACTTTGTCTTTTGACCCCACAGGCAGAGCCTCGACGTCTAGAAGTGTTCCTTCCAGAACTTGAACCGGATGTCCCTCGTTGAGGTGGACATGGCCGCCTCCCGGATCTGTCTGGCAGCGGCATTGGGTCCACAGAAGTAAACTCCAATTTCTGTAGTCGAATTCCCATGCACACCCGATAGATAGGTTTGGTCTTGTAGACCATCACGCATGGCAGTAAATAGGCGTTTGAAGTCCGGACGGCCAAAGTTCGTCCTACTTCGCAGCTCCGTAAGTGGGTCGACAGCCTGACCGACGGAATTGAGGAAAATATTCGCGGCAGTGTCATCATCCAGTCGTTGGGTGAGGTAAGTGTGGATGCGTAGGAACTCGGCCTTTCCACTGTACTCTGCTTCAGCTGCCGACTGAGATTCAAGAGAGGAGAGCAAGGCTTGGAACCATTCGAAGGATGACGTGTCCCTACACACCCATATGAACTCGACGCGACGAAGACGGCCGGCTAGCTTAGGGTCGGATCGTAAGTGCCAAATGTTCTTGAGGATCGATGCCCATGGTGTGACACCTATTCCCGTCCCGATGAGGACGGCCACCTCGTTGTCGAAAACATCGTCAGCCGGGGCTCCGTATGGTCCGTCAACGCGCAGCCTAGGCATTTTTTGTCCGTTATGCAGGGCGACTTCATACATTCCCAGCGGGTCGAGTCCTTCCATATCCCTGGCCTGCGCTGGTCCGCATCCTAGTGCGTCACCCAATGCACGAGTAAAATCACCGACTTGGCGGACGTGGATGCTAATGTACGGATCGAATGGACAGGACGTGATTGTAAACGGATGCCATTGGTTGCTGGATACATCGGGTGATTGAATGAAGAGCCATTGACCAGCCTTGTACTTCATACTATCCTTGCGGAACTGAATCTCCATGGCATCTGTGTATCGTTGTTAGAAGAGTCCAGAAGCTTAAATCCGCAGATGTAGGACTTACCATAGGGATGGCGAACCACCTTTAGGATAACGGTGTGGCGTCTAGCTCGGATTTCACGGTACAGCCTTTCAAGCATGTACAAGCCTCCAGCCACTAGTTCCCACCTCCAGCCTTCGTAGCCTAAGCAGTGATTCCAGAATCTAGACCCAGCAAAGGGTGAGATAGCCTCTTCTGTGTCTCGCACGAAGCAGCCTGTTGCATGTGTATACAATGCTAAGAGGAACGGTACGAAAAGATGGTGCGTATACCAAAACGTCTCAAAAGATTGTTGCCGGATCCGCTGGTGGGACGTGGTgtacatcaacatcatgcaAAGGAGCATGACATGTCCTGTAATCCCACCAGCTTCTGTGTAGTGAATTTGGACTGCTTTAACGGGGCGAATTTGATCTTTTTCGATATTGTAAAAGCTGCTTCTGTCAGAGCAATGACCTCGTGGTCGAGATAGATTGGCTTACTTCACGTAATGAGCCGCCGCATGGACTATGGTGAAAAACAAAAGGGCATAGGCGACCTGACGATGAAACCATACCGTTTCATCCAGTGGTAGCCATCGCACCCTAGGTCTTATTGTTTTAACAAGATTTCGGCACATGGGCAGCAAGAGGAGGGTAGCATCGCATGTCAACACTAGCCCAGCGCCCCGCGATATCCAAACAGAATACTGGAGGGTATTGAGCATAACCAGCCTCTGGTCCGAGGCCTGAACATACCTAAGGATTCTCAGTACGTATATGGGCAGTCATTGGGAACCGTCAGACTTACCACCCCACTGCAAAAATGACAAAATGTAGCGCCCAAAAGATGGAGTAGAACCAGACCTTTGACGCAGTAACGTATGAGCCCCAAGCATGTTCCATGATGGTAACAGGGCAGTATAGGCATGTAGTGACTTTTCAACAAGGCTCTATCATTGACCTGCAATGACCCGTTTTCAAAGGAGTGAGTGGATTGAGTGCGCTTTTTTCGAACTTCCTTTCGAAGGCGCCCGTACCATAAGTGAAAGGAGCGATTTTGGTGGACACTCTACTCTAGGAATCCATAAATAGAATCCTCGCTCGAGAGCTGGCGCTTCGCTCCAAGTATCCGCTGACCTCAAGCCTGCGCAGAGCGACAGCTTGTGGCGCCAGTAGATAAGACGCTTTGAACGCTGAAAGGAGCCGTAGGCACCCTGAAGTCCAGGGGACTCACGGAGATCACAGGCTTCCCCTTGGCTTATCGAGGATAATGGCTCATGAATAGGATTTCTCAGGTGCTAGAGTCAATGGCCGGAGGTTCAGGACGCGGTAGAAGCCGACGATCACAGAAGGCTGGGACCAATCGAGGAACAAGGATCAGATTTGATTATAtcattcttattttaaacgGGCCTAGGTCCTGAATGGTAATCTCTGAGTAGGGTGGTGTGGGGTTGATGTCAGTTGAGAATCCTGTGTCAAGCGTCTGGTACCCGGAGATACGGTTTTGGTTGCagaaaggaggggaagaattGATGAGGGACACGAGGATCAGGATTTCTGCTTCTATATTTACCCCAACCCCTGCGCTGTGCGGACTTATGGTGCCGCTAGGATAGCCTGCAGGGAGCGGATCGCCCGGTTGGATACCACTATCCCCGAACTTGCCGTTTACAGGGCTCAGGCGAAAATGAGATGGAGCAAAGACCGTCAGGCGTTAAACCATCGCCTGATGCGCCAGACTCTTGCTGAAGAGAGCTCGAGTCTGACCGTCCTCTGTTGACTGGATAGATGATCCTTCCACTCGTATCTCAAGGCCATAACCGAGTGTGCTCCTCAATTACGCAGCCGTTTGAGTTTTGCTTTGCAGTGCACTCGTTAAGCTGTCGCGCGCGATTGGCGCACTTAGTAGTGACATGATAGGTTAAAGTCCGTCTTTTCTTGACCTACTgccatctcctcatctcccggTATCCGCCACTAACCTTACCATGTGGCACCGGGATTGTGAGTTGCTATCAATAACCCGTAAATCCATATTTGATTCTTCTGTATTCCTCCGGCTGCTCTGTTGATTCGTTTGGTGCAGGGTGGAGTCTCGGCCAATTCCAGCCTATGAGAAGCGCTGTGCAGGCGCGCATCCCGTCACACGCGGTCAAAGCGGCCATCGACATGGGGAGCGGACCTCTGTGACAGTCGGGACAGACAGGATTATGATTCGAGATGCACATTAAGGTCCGGTTGCTACCAAATATAGCTCTCGCATTTCGAGCCAAGACTTTCATGATCCAGGTACTAGTCCAAAGCAGACTCATCTCCGGAATTCGAATAGAAGACCCTGGTATTTCCTAGTGGTGAGTGCTTGGCGTGGGTTGAGCAGGGAATCAGACGATATTGCTGGGGCATAATTTTAAGTTCTTGGCCCTGCACGGTTGAGGTTCTCATCACATCTAGCGACGACTAGATTGGCACTCGGACCGTGTGGGTAGAGACGGTGCTATAATTATCTTGAGTGATAGGGAGCTGCAAAAAGACGGTGAGTTGTCTAGTAGCAGCCTTGAATCCAGTATAGGGTTCCCTGTGATCTAGAaatccttcttccatctcggGGATTTATTTGAGTATTGCCTCTTCCCGTAGACGTATATATTTAAGTGGTAATTGTCGACTTGACAGCGGGTATTTATGGCTGTGTAGCAGTAGGCGCCCGATGGAGATCACAGCAAGGACTGGGAGGCAGGGAAAAGACCGACTACCTGGGCACCAGTTTCCCCGCTTCTCAAAGTCTTCACAAGATAGTCCGCCATCAGAGGAGCTTGGATGCTGGAAGCCCCAGCCGGGCGCTTCGTAGCACACGGACCAGCCACTCAGAAGCCAAAGCTCCGCAGCCAAACGGGGTGTGATGCACTAGCGACCTGACGGGGCGTGACGGTGGAGCGGAGGATGCAGGAGATTTGCGGCAACACACTTTAGCGGCCGATGCATCTCTGTCAGTTTCCAcgttctgcttcttctgattGATCCGACCAGCCATGGCGCTCCCAGGATCATTCGCACTGTCACGCTACACCGAGCGCCCAGAACCAATCATAAGGTATTCTCGTGAAGAAGTCAAGGAGGTGAGGATCGCTTCCAGCAGAGAATGGTAGCTGATTGGGTTAGAAAAGAGAGCGGTTGATAAAACGCATCCACGTATCACAGGCGTTGAGAGGGGGGAGCGCGGAGGGACGGCGAGTCCGTTGCGTTCGGCCTATtatgaagaagatgcaaaTCAGGTGGTCTCCTCCGTTGGCGCCGGAAGCTACTAATGTATGTATTCctgctcttttccccctccatgGCCGCCATCGCTAAACTGGTCTATCAGCTGAAGTTTGCTCGGTCATGCAGTACATGATTATTTGAACCGACACTATCTCATTTTTCCTGCATTAAGTTTATGTGGTGATGTGATTGTTGTGATCTAAAGCTTATCCGACTCGCACACACACTACATACgactccttctcctcacaAGCAAACTGCCGGGGAAGAATTTACCAACCTTGACCTTGCATCGCATCTCTCCACCTGCCATGTCATTTGGAACGAGCATAGCACACACGACATTGATTGATCGGGTGGATGGTTGAGGGATCCCCTGCGGTCGAAAAAGCAATCCTTGTGTTTATgagacaacaacagcattGTGTCTATACTTGAGTAACGAGCTCTTTCGCCGGACGGAAGACGCTTGAACTCCCCACTATACGACAAAGCCTGCCTACCATGGGAAGACTTATCAAAAATCACTGGGCGCGACTCATTATCCTTACAGCCTCAGCTTGTATGTACCACGCCTCTTCATCTATTCATATGACGATACTAATCTGGATGACTGAATGTACAGACCAAATTGGTGGGGCGATCGAAGGATTTATCTGGCCAAAGGTGTTCTGGGACTTTATGACGCTCAATCTGAACGGCGCTGTGAATCCGGTCCCTGTTCTTCAGAttctcaacctcctcttAGGTCTACTCGGACTTGCATGGGAATGGCCTTTGAAATATGTCGCCGGCTCCCTCGCGCACCGCAGCATCGAATTCCGGTTGATCTTCTATCCCCTCAGCGCTCTCCTCTCTATGCTCCTCTACCAGGGAACGGACCCTGCTCTATACTATCTTATTGGAATCGGTGTGTATTTCTGGGCCTACAGTGAGGGCGAGGTACGTATACACCGACCAATTTCCCCATAAACATGACTGATGGATAATAGGTCGTTTGCCCTGTACCATGGACCCTCCCGAAACGAAGCGAATACAAGGTATAGCACTTGTACCAACACGAAACCTTACACTTGACGACCACGACATGATATGATTTTATGAAACGATACCCAGCGATGCTAGTATATCGGTAATATGTGCTTTATGGAGTTTGGACAGATAAAAAGGTCCTCTTTTAGTCAGCGATGACTGTCCAGCTATTGACCTGGATGTGGCAGTTATATAAGGACTCTGTTGCCTGGACGCCAGAGTATATGTATCTGTGtgtattatagtttatttttttatttcaaaACAAAGATAATTCATTTTACAAGATCATGCCTTCCATACGATAGATGTACTATCGCCCATAACCGACCAGTTAACACTCTACAACCTGCTAAATTCTCGTTCAAGCCCTTACACAGCTATACACTCTAAATATAGACAAGCCTAGTACTATGCCTAATCCGCCATCCACAGTCCTTTCAAAGTCTTATTGCCACTTTCCCAAGGCAAAGTCACGTGATTTTGCTTCCAATACTACCAAAAACGGTTAAGCGTCTGGAGCGCTCCAGACCGAGGAACAAGAGATGAGGCAAATCACCAGCAACCAAGGAAAAGCTTTCAGCAATCCCCTGAAATGATACCTATATAAACCGATCAACAGCACTAACCGGCGAATATTCTGCAGCATATACTGTCACTAACACCGGCAGAGTCTTTCCACCcagacagccagccagcaaccAGCATGCCCCTCGTCGAAGACAGTCCTCGCgaggacaacaacaatcaaataCCCCCTGCGACTCTCGATCACGACAATGAAGCTTATAAAGAAGAAcacgacaacgacaacgatGTCCCCGTGAACAAGAAAACCAGCTTCAATGGCCGTCTCAATCAATACTTCCACACAGCGAAGCCTACATCTTCAGCGCCACCGGCACTCCCATCCACAAAACAACCCACTACGAGGACTTCATCTCCTCTAAAACGCAAACgaaccacaccaccaacatcaacatcaacatcagcaacaaCACGAATAACCCGCTCCCGATCCCgctcctccacctcaaccccaaccagtaccaccactaccagtTCCTCCCCCCGCCCACGCAAACCccccacaccacccaccacctcagCATCCGactccctcctcaccgacACCATCCCACCAAACctaaccctcctcctcgtagGCGTAAACCCCGGGATCCTCACCGGCATAACAGGCTACGCTTACGCGCACCCCAGCAACCTTTTCTGGAAACTCCTCCACTGGTCGGGGATCACGCCCATCCGACACCCGCCCTCAGATACATACAAACTCCCGGAGTTATACAACATCGGGAACACGAATATCGTGGAACGTCCGACGCGGGACGCGAGCATGCTGagcaagaaggagatggatgCGGGGGTGCCGATTCTGGAAGCGAaggtgagggagaagaggcctGAGGCGGTGTGTCTTGTGGGAAAGAGTATTTGGGAGGCGGTTTGGAGGGTTAAGGTTGGTAGGGGGATTAGGAAGGAGGAGTTTAGGTATGGTTGGCAGGATGAGGGGATGAATCTGGGGAGAgtggaggggtgggatggggcCAGGGTTTTTGTGGCTACGACGACGAGTGGGTTGGCGGCGGGGATGTCGGTTATGGAGAAGCGGGAGGTTTGGGATGAgttggggaggtgggttattgagaggaggaaagtttgggagatggagaaaggtggtggtagtgatgGTGTGAAAGTAGAATAGAATAGATGTATAGTCACAATTTTG harbors:
- the UGD1 gene encoding UDP-glucose 6-dehydrogenase 1 (COG:G;~EggNog:ENOG410PJKA;~InterPro:IPR028356,IPR028357,IPR036220,IPR036291, IPR001732,IPR014027,IPR014026,IPR017476,IPR008927;~PFAM:PF00984,PF03720;~go_function: GO:0003979 - UDP-glucose 6-dehydrogenase activity [Evidence IEA];~go_function: GO:0016616 - oxidoreductase activity, acting on the CH-OH group of donors, NAD or NADP as acceptor [Evidence IEA];~go_function: GO:0051287 - NAD binding [Evidence IEA];~go_process: GO:0000271 - polysaccharide biosynthetic process [Evidence IEA];~go_process: GO:0055114 - oxidation-reduction process [Evidence IEA]), whose amino-acid sequence is MTYISLAPGALTAIALASKNPSVHFSVVDKDASLIAAWNSDHTPIFEPGLEDILFEDGQIQEKALYVLSHGYEGRRRRRLANLTFSSDINTHISEANIIFICVDTPSEISFPDSDEIRGLDLKNLESAINSIAQLSTGHKVIVQKSTAPSGICQWIKKTLKDAAPPTASFDIISCPEFLAQGTAMQDLLNPNRVVIGYDPAADGAITESVKALIRLYTPWVPKERIVTTDTWSSELAKIASNALIAQRISSINSLSAVCEATGASVTELSRIAGLDPRIGPQCLRAGFGFGGSCLRKDVCCLIYLARELELHDVADYWRGVIQINDSQTTRITKRIMSFLLSDITETDTKAAILGFSFKKNTTDIRNTTAIKLVRDLVGRGLSVNIFDPHVPRQRIEKALMLQCGAAHVNANVVESTEAACEGCSVIVLHTDWDEFVGAGVDWKDIVDQMREPRLFLGPPGSFDVHKMKQYGFTVLEVGKP
- a CDS encoding uncharacterized protein (CAZy:GT2_Glyco_tranf_2;~COG:S;~EggNog:ENOG410PJ0I;~InterPro:IPR029044;~PFAM:PF13506,PF00535,PF13641;~SECRETED:SignalP(1-21);~TransMembrane:2 (i302-321o341-365i)), producing the protein MEVTPFFWLLVCWHLVRRTLRLYGYWRMNPLPVPDNPRMRPDCVSVLIPTIGAPADLIPPLYTMLDNNPKEIIFVTTAALIREMRAVLQKFIPKEQLHKIHALDIPLPNKRNQLMRGIQAAAGEVIVLADDDVYWSKNLLQQVLGVLELEPEVGGVTTQEEAHGLDARSPETITFWEALEARRLSMRNIDIAASSWLDGSQTVLTGRTAAYRACILKDPHYLSAFTNEYFLWRYRMHCGDDQFTTRWLLNHGWKTRMQTGAMIYCEALNDSRHVKQTLRWARNGKISSLKRFFGSKRMWKRYPWLAITTSRTVLSMVLQLWRLSFVVYIFSNPWLLIERIVGLRLTFWIGFYVPLLVEHVAYGVVHRWYFRHLGAQILKDFIQQYFVSVYTTLTLHANHWGSREV
- a CDS encoding putative NADPH oxidase (NoxA) (COG:P,Q;~EggNog:ENOG410PFUK;~InterPro:IPR017938,IPR017927,IPR013130,IPR013121, IPR039261,IPR013112;~PFAM:PF08022,PF01794,PF08030;~TransMembrane:5 (i14-36o56-77i98-119o139-157i169-188o);~go_function: GO:0016491 - oxidoreductase activity [Evidence IEA];~go_process: GO:0055114 - oxidation-reduction process [Evidence IEA]); translated protein: MEHAWGSYVTASKVWFYSIFWALHFVIFAVGWYVQASDQRLVMLNTLQYSVWISRGAGLVLTCDATLLLLPMCRNLVKTIRPRVRWLPLDETVWFHRQVAYALLFFTIVHAAAHYVNFYNIEKDQIRPVKAVQIHYTEAGGITGHVMLLCMMLMYTTSHQRIRQQSFETFWYTHHLFVPFLLALYTHATGCFVRDTEEAISPFAGSRFWNHCLGYEGWRWELVAGGLYMLERLYREIRARRHTVILKVVRHPYDAMEIQFRKDSMKYKAGQWLFIQSPDVSSNQWHPFTITSCPFDPYISIHVRQVGDFTRALGDALGCGPAQARDMEGLDPLGMYEVALHNGQKMPRLRVDGPYGAPADDVFDNEVAVLIGTGIGVTPWASILKNIWHLRSDPKLAGRLRRVEFIWVCRDTSSFEWFQALLSSLESQSAAEAEYSGKAEFLRIHTYLTQRLDDDTAANIFLNSVGQAVDPLTELRSRTNFGRPDFKRLFTAMRDGLQDQTYLSGVHGNSTTEIGVYFCGPNAAARQIREAAMSTSTRDIRFKFWKEHF
- a CDS encoding uncharacterized protein (COG:S;~EggNog:ENOG410PP7I;~SECRETED:SignalP(1-27);~TransMembrane:4 (i12-36o73-92i104-122o128-153i)): MGRLIKNHWARLIILTASACMYHASSSIHMTILIWMTECTDQIGGAIEGFIWPKVFWDFMTLNLNGAVNPVPVLQILNLLLGLLGLAWEWPLKYVAGSLAHRSIEFRLIFYPLSALLSMLLYQGTDPALYYLIGIGVYFWAYSEGEVVCPVPWTLPKRSEYKV
- a CDS encoding mismatch-specific DNA-glycosylase (COG:L;~EggNog:ENOG410PVGU;~InterPro:IPR015637,IPR036895,IPR005122;~PFAM:PF03167;~go_function: GO:0019104 - DNA N-glycosylase activity [Evidence IEA];~go_process: GO:0006281 - DNA repair [Evidence IEA]), with translation MPLVEDSPREDNNNQIPPATLDHDNEAYKEEHDNDNDVPVNKKTSFNGRLNQYFHTAKPTSSAPPALPSTKQPTTRTSSPLKRKRTTPPTSTSTSATTRITRSRSRSSTSTPTSTTTTSSSPRPRKPPTPPTTSASDSLLTDTIPPNLTLLLVGVNPGILTGITGYAYAHPSNLFWKLLHWSGITPIRHPPSDTYKLPELYNIGNTNIVERPTRDASMLSKKEMDAGVPILEAKVREKRPEAVCLVGKSIWEAVWRVKVGRGIRKEEFRYGWQDEGMNLGRVEGWDGARVFVATTTSGLAAGMSVMEKREVWDELGRWVIERRKVWEMEKGGGSDGVKVE